The following coding sequences lie in one Zingiber officinale cultivar Zhangliang chromosome 2B, Zo_v1.1, whole genome shotgun sequence genomic window:
- the LOC122048069 gene encoding probable WRKY transcription factor 53 produces MDRMLTQILDACGLARELDRSLRLAAGAVDPHYLLASCEDVAGAFRKAAAALSERMPQPAALELTKQSLEGGDAGSSPPEQRGSRKRKEKNTTAIRVPAMGTGNIDNPPDDGHTWRKYGQKDILNSRFPRSYYRCTHKSFYGCEAKKQVQRLDDDPFTYEVTYYGMHTCQTFPASLLFATSDARSGEVMQPAPTTSSSHHTEMAGRVHDWLQGTIGAPQQGMGVPAQGGRRDVEDSVAELADAMFNPVIFPARTH; encoded by the exons ATGGACCGGATGCTCACCCAAATCCTCGACGCGTGCGGTCTGGCCCGCGAACTGGACCGCTCCCTCCGCCTCGCCGCCGGCGCCGTCGACCCGCACTACCTCCTCGCCTCCTGCGAGGACGTCGCCGGCGCCTTTCGCAAGGCCGCCGCCGCGCTCAGTGAGCGCATGCCCCAGCCGGCCGCGTTGGAGTTGACGAAACAGTCCCTGGAGGGCGGCGACGCCGGGTCGTCGCCGCCGGAACAACGCGGGTCGAGGAAGAG GAAAGAGAAGAACACAACGGCGATAAGAGTGCCGGCGATGGGAACCGGGAACATCGACAACCCACCGGACGACGGTCACACGTGGAGGAAGTATGGCCAGAAGGACATCCTCAATTCGAGatttcctag GAGTTATTACCGTTGCACGCACAAGAGCTTCTACGGCTGCGAGGCGAAGAAGCAAGTGCAGCGGCTCGACGACGACCCCTTCACCTACGAGGTCACCTACTACGGCATGCACACGTGTCAGACCTTCCCGGCCTCACTCCTCTTCGCCACCAGCGACGCTCGCTCCGGCGAAGTCATGCAGCCGGCACCGACGACGTCCTCGTCGCATCACACGGAGATGGCCGGGCGGGTCCATGATTGGCTGCAGGGGACCATCGGCGCCCCGCAGCAAGGAATGGGTGTGCCGGCGCAGGGCGGCCGCAGAGACGTGGAGGATTCGGTGGCAGAGCTCGCCGACGCTATGTTCAATCCAGTCATCTTTCCGGCGAGGACACATTAG
- the LOC122045002 gene encoding transcription factor RF2b-like has product MQWRPPDPPQPPQSNPNFAPFSPPAAPPAPMFTVADPTPGSHHRRARSEFSFRIPDDLDLIPGDSLAAGAADEVGSEDDLFCTFMDVEQMECKVEESGSVAEAGPNCGDWSAESSGDKKIGNPAGLASERRKHRHSVSMDGSSMMSSAHLRGEGVFGEVIEAKKAMTSEQLAELSAVDPKRVKRIMANRQSAARSKERKARYIIELEKKVQTLQTEATTLFAQLALFQRDTAGLSVENTELKVRLQAMEQQAQMHEALNEVLKQELEQLKFVTGETSNPCKMSNGRLQHVTYDSSFALPDQATQFHPQFQQFQPGVSSSYFSSRHNSLSDLIGQDSTGRLQELDISKSSFMKVEGSPDSRKGSKKV; this is encoded by the exons ATGCAATGGAGGCCGCCAGATCCGCCGCAGCCGCCCCAATCAAACCCCAATTTCGCTCCATTCTCGCCGCCGGCCGCGCCACCGGCCCCCATGTTCACAGTTGCCGACCCCACTCCCGGCTCTCACCACCGGCGGGCTAGATCcgagttttcattccgcattccGGATGACCTCGACCTCATCCCCGGGGATTCCCTCGCGGCGGGGGCCGCCGACGAGGTCGGCTCCGAAGATGACCTCTTCTGCACGTTTATGGACGTCGAACAGATGGAATGCAAGGTCGAGGAGAGCGGATCCGTCGCAGAGGCTGGTCCTAATTGCGGAGATTGGTCTGCGGAGAGCTCCGGGGACAAGAAGATCGGAAATCCCGCTGGATTGGCATCTGAAAGGCGCAAGCATCGACATAGCGTCTCTATGGACGGGTCGTCGATGATGTCGTCCGCGCATCTGAGGGGTGAAGGAGTGTTCGGGGAGGTGATAGAGGCGAAGAAGGCCATGACCTCTGAGCAACTTGCCGAGCTTTCGGCTGTCGATCCCAAACGGGTCAAAAG AATTATGGCTAATAGACAGTCTGCTGCTCGCTCAAAAGAAAGAAAGGCTCGTTATATAATTGAACTTGAGAAAAAAGTGCAAACCCTCCAAACTGAAGCTACAACTCTCTTCGCGCAGCTTGCATTGTTTCAG AGAGACACAGCTGGGTTGTCTGTAGAGAATACAGAGCTTAAGGTACGGTTACAAGCTATGGAACAGCAAGCTCAGATGCATGAGG CACTAAACGAAGTGCTGAAGCAGGAACTCGAACAGCTCAAGTTTGTGACAGGCGAAACATCGAACCCCTGCAAAATGTCTAACGGGAGATTGCAACATGTAACTTATGATTCATCATTTGCGCTTCCCGACCAAGCTACCCAGTTCCACCCTCAATTCCAGCAGTTCCAGCCTGGTGTCTCGAGTAGCTACTTTTCCAGTCGCCATAACTCCCTTTCCGATTTGATAGGGCAAGATTCCACGGGAAGGCTGCAGGAATTGGATATCAGCAAGAGTTCCTTTATGAAGGTGGAAGGGTCCCCAGATTCTCGGAAAGGAAGCAAAAAGGTTTAG
- the LOC122045003 gene encoding protein transport protein Sec61 subunit beta-like codes for MFSVLFSLTESILCVLCSIYSRNVKMVANGGGPPRGSAAAAASLRRRRPGGAAGAAAGGGASTMLQFYTDDATGAKMSPNTVLFMSIGFIAVVALLHVFGKLYLARH; via the exons ATGTTCTCTGTATTGTTCTCGCTAACAGAATCAATTTTGTGTGTTTTGTGTTCCATTTACAGTAGAAATG TCAAAATGGTTGCCAATGGCGGAGGTCCGCCTAGAGGCAGCGCAGCGGCAGCTGCTAGCTTGCGCCGGAGGAGGCCAGGCGGTGCAGCTGGTGCAGCAGCCGGCGGAGGCGCCAGCACGATGCTCCAGTTCTACACCGACGATGCTACAGGGGCCAAAATGTCGCCCAATACGGTTCTCTTCATGAGTATTGGATTCATTGCGGTTGTTGCTCTCCTCCATGTCTTCGGTAAGCTTTACTTGGCTCGCCATTAG
- the LOC122048925 gene encoding uncharacterized protein LOC122048925 has product MASSKAAKEVVESLYEALSRGDSAAAAALLAEDVEWWFHGPRRCQYMRRTLTGESGGARDFRFRPRRVAEVGRWVVAEGWEGKHAYWVHVWAVDDAAAGRITRFREYFNTAVTVQALASSPEAGAGSIAVWQSQARARVGGRSLPGLVLAI; this is encoded by the coding sequence ATGGCGTCGTCGAAGGCGGCGAAGGAGGTGGTGGAGTCTCTGTACGAGGCGCTGTCTCGGGGCGACTCTGCGGCAGCCGCGGCGCTGCTGGCGGAGGACGTCGAGTGGTGGTTCCACGGGCCGCGGCGGTGCCAGTACATGCGGCGGACGCTGACGGGGGAGTCCGGCGGCGCGCGCGACTTCCGGTTCCGGCCGAGGCGGGTGGCTGAGGTCGGCCGGTGGGTGGTGGCGGAAGGGTGGGAGGGCAAGCACGCCTACTGGGTCCACGTGTGGGCCGTCGACGACGCCGCCGCAGGACGGATCACCCGTTTCCGGGAGTACTTCAACACCGCCGTGACGGTGCAGGCGCTGGCGTCTTCGCCGGAGGCCGGGGCGGGCTCCATCGCCGTGTGGCAGAGCCAGGCACGGGCCCGCGTCGGCGGCCGGTCGCTCCCCGGCCTCGTTCTCGCAATTTGA